A portion of the Musa acuminata AAA Group cultivar baxijiao unplaced genomic scaffold, Cavendish_Baxijiao_AAA HiC_scaffold_830, whole genome shotgun sequence genome contains these proteins:
- the LOC135664350 gene encoding chloride channel protein CLC-c-like isoform X2: protein MDHQEGSNDIDGMEGAWREIERNGSGLYENEEAGSMREPLLRKRTMNTTSQIAIVGANVCTIESLDYEIVENDLFEQDWRSRKKVQIFQYIVLKWTLALLIGLATGLVGFFNNLAVENIAGFKLLLTSNLMLEHRYFAAFLAYCSINAILAASAAALCAYVAPAAAGSGIPEVKAYLNGVDAYSILAPSTLFVKIFGSIGGVSAGFVLGKEGPMVHTGACIANLLGQGGSRKYHLTWTWLRYFKNDRDRRDLITCGSAAGVAAAFRAPVGGVLFALEEAASWWRSALLWRTFFTTAVVAVSLRSLIEYCRSGKCGLFGKGGLIMFDVSSSVTTYSTPDLIVIIVLGVIGGVFGALFNYLLDRILRTYSFINEKGAPFKILLTVAISILTSCCSYGLPWLASCTPCPAHLQEQCPTIGRSGNFKNFQCPPGHYNDLASLFLNTNDDAIRNLFSAGTDNEFHMSTLFVFFAAVYCLGLVTYGIAVPSGLFIPVILAGSTYGRMVGTLLGPISDLDAGLFALLGAASFLGGTMRMTVSVCVILLELTNDLLLLPLVMLVLLISKTMADSFNKGVYDQIVRMKGLPFMEAHAEPHMRHLVARDVVSGPPVSFSGVEKVGTIVHALRLTGHNGFPVVDEPPFSDAPELVGLVLRSHLLILLKGKRFSKERVKTGVREMLQRFGAFDFAKAGSGKGLKLEDLNILEEEMDMFVDLHPVTNKSPYTVVETMSLAKAAILFRELGLRHLCVVPKTPGTPPIVGILTRHDFMAEHILGLFPHHHSHK from the exons AATTGTGGAAAACGATCTTTTCGAGCAAGACTGGCGGTCGAGGAAGAAAGTCCAGATATTCCAGTACATTGTCCTCAAATGGACTCTTGCTCTTCTGATTGGTTTGGCAACAGGGCTAGTTGGCTTTTTCAATAACCTTGCAGTTGAGAACATTGCTGGATTTAAATTGTTGCTGACGAGTAATCTTATGCTTGAGCACAG GTACTTTGCAGCATTTTTAGCCTACTGTAGCATCAATGCAATTTTGGCAGCATCTGCAGCTGCCCTCTGTGCTTATGTTGCACCTGCGGCTGCTGGGTCTGGCATTCCTGAAGTGAAAGCTTATCTAAACGGAGTCGATGCTTATTCCATACTGGCTCCTAGCACGCTCTTCGTAAAA ATATTTGGGTCAATTGGTGGAGTTTCTGCTGGATTTGTATTGGGTAAGGAGGGGCCTATGGTGCACACAGGAGCATGCATTGCCAACTTACTTGGTCAAGGTGGATCTCGCAAGTATCATCTGACTTGGACATGGCTCAGGTACTTCAAAAATGATAGGGATCGACGAGATCTGATAACCTGTGGATCAGCAGCAGGAGTGGCAGCTGCCTTCCGAGCACCAGTTGGTGGTGTTCTCTTTGCTCTCGAAGAAGCGGCTTCCTG GTGGCGAAGTGCGCTTCTGTGGAGAACATTCTTCACAACAGCTGTTGTTGCTGTATCATTGAGAAGTTTAATAGAGTATTGCCGCAGTGGAAAATGCGGGTTGTTTGGCAAAGGAGGACTAATAATGTTCGATGTTAGCTCAAGCGTTACCACATACAGCACTCCCGATCTGATAGTCATAATAGTTCTTGGAGTAATTGGGGGAGTCTTCGGAGCCCTCTTCAATTACCTTCTGGACCGGATTCTTCGAACCTACAGCTTCATCAATGA GAAAGGTGCTCCGTTCAAGATTCTCCTCACCGTGGCCATATCTATCCTCACATCATGCTGCTCTTACGGGCTCCCTTGGCTCGCCAGCTGCACTCCCTGCCCCGCACATCTCCAAGAGCAGTGCCCGACCATAGGCCGCTCCGGCAATTTCAAGAACTTCCAGTGTCCCCCGGGTCACTACAATGACCTTGCCTCCCTCTTCCTCAACACCAACGACGATGCCATCCGCAATCTCTTCAGTGCCGGCACTGACAACGAGTTCCATATGTCTACCCTTTTCGTCTTCTTCGCTGCGGTTTATTGCCTTGGACTCGTAACATATGGCATTGCTGTTCCTTCGGGTCTCTTCATCCCAGTTATACTCGCCGGTTCTACATATGGCCGAATGGTTGGGACTCTGCTTGGCCCTATCTCGGACCTCGACGCCGGCCTCTTTGCCCTCCTTGGAGCAGCATCTTTTCTTGGTGGAACCATGAGAATGACTGTTTCAGTCTGTGTCATCCTCCTTGAGCTCACCAATGACCTGCTACTGCTACCTCTGGTGATGCTGGTTCTTCTGATATCCAAAACAATGGCTGATAGCTTCAACAAGGGGGTCTACGACCAGATTGTTCGGATGAAGGGCTTGCCTTTCATGGAGGCCCATGCAGAGCCTCACATGAGGCACTTGGTCGCAAGGGATGTGGTCTCAGGACCCCCCGTCAGCTTTTCTGGAGTGGAGAAGGTGGGAACCATAGTACATGCACTAAGATTGACCGGTCACAATGGATTTCCGGTGGTTGATGAGCCACCGTTCTCGGATGCCCCTGAGTTAGTCGGGCTGGTGTTGAGGTCTCACTTACTGATTCTGCTGAAAGGGAAGAGATTTTCCAAGGAAAGGGTGAAGACTGGGGTACGAGAAATGTTACAAAGGTTTGGTGCCTTTGATTTCGCTAAAGCTGGATCAGGGAAAGGACTCAAGTTGGAAGACTTGAACATCCTCGAAGAGGAAATGGATATGTTTGTTGATCTCCATCCTGTTACGAATAAATCACCCTACACGGTGGTTGAGACGATGTCATTGGCTAAGGCTGCCATCCTCTTCAGGGAGCTCGGACTCCGGCACCTCTGCGTTGTGCCAAAGACACCGGGG ACGCCTCCAATTGTTGGAATCCTTACTCGACACGACTTCATGGCGGAACACATTCTTGGATTGTTCCCTCATCACCACTCCCACAAATAG